The DNA window TCGTCGTCTTTTTTGCGACCTTCAAGTGAAACTGTTTGCCAATGTGCCTCTGATAATAATATCCTTTCGCCAGCTTCTGGCCATGCAGGCTGGATTCAGCGAGCTATTTTTTTCGGAGGCTGCCATTGCGCTGTCGAACGGGGCTGCGTGCGGAAATCATCGTCAATATCGTGCTTCTGATGGGCGCTGCCCTGCTGTTCGCCGGCTTTCTCCTGATCAAACTGACCGAACGGGAACTGCTGGCCCAGCGGGTCGGCAGCGCCATCGGCGTCATGGAAATCCTGGCCCGCGCCGTCCCCCTGAACATCATTGAAGATAGCGATCCAGCCGCCGCGCTTTTGCCCGTCGTTTCGCCCCTGCTTCAGGGATTGCCGCCCGGTTTGGCCGTTCATGGTTGGGCGGCCGCCGACCGGGAACTGAACCTGCTTGCGGAGCATGGGCAGTCGTCGGGATTCCGCCTGGAGGAGAAGCCACTCACCCAGGTCAAACTCACAGGCGAACCTGAGATCCGGATCAACTATCCTTTCGCCTGGCCCCTGTTCGGCTCGTATCCGGACAGTTATGTCGTGGCCTCCGTCCCGGTTTTCCGGCAAGGGAATTTCATCGGCGCCCTGCAGGCCCGTTTCCCTCTGGTCGAGGTTCGGCAGCGGGTGCAGTCGGCGCAGAAACTTATGCTGGTCTATGCCGTACTCTACGGCGCGGTCCTGGTGCTGTTCGGGGTCTATTTTCTGAGCCGGGCCGTGGTGCGGCCGATCCGACGCCTGCAGGCGATGTCCCAGCGCATCGCCGCCGGTGACCTGGAACAGGCCGCCCCGATCGAAGGGCCGCGGGAGATCGCCGACCTGGCTGGGTCTTTCAATGCCATGGCGGCTGCCCTTCGGCAGAGCCGCCGGGAAACGGAAGCCCATATTCAGGCCCTGCGGCAGGCCGGCGAGGATGTCCGGAATGCCCAGATGGAATTGATCCGTTCGGAAAAGATGGCCTCCGTCGGCCATCTGGCGGCCGGCATGGCGCACGAGATCGGCAACCCGCTGGGTGCCGTCGTCGGCTACCTGGATTTTCTCAAAGGGGAGTCTCTGCCGGACCGGGAGAAGAATATCATCGAGCGGGCTCTCGCCGAGACGGGGCGCATCGACCGACTGGTCCGGGAACTTCTCGATTACGCCGCACCGGCCGGCCGTGAGACGCAGACCTTCGATCCGGTGGCGGCGATGGCCGAAGCCAGGGATATCCTTTTGCATCAGGGGGCTTTCGACGACCTGAAGCTTGACGACCGCCTGCCGCCCACGCTCCCCGCAACCAACATGGTCCGGCATCAGCTGGTCCAGGTCTTCATCAACCTGCTGCTCAACGCCCGGGATGCCTCGATGGCGGGGGGGGCGATTCGTCTTTGCGGCGGGGAAGAAGGAAGACTCCTCTGGCTGTCGGTGGCCGATGCCGGCGCCGGGATGCGCCCCGAGGTTCTCGCCCACATCTTCGACCCGTTTTATACCACCAAGGCCCCGGACAAGGGTCGGGGCCTCGGCCTGGCGGTGTGCCAGCGGGTCGTCGGGGAGGCCGGCGGCAGAATCGAAGTCCGCTCGACCCCGGGACAGGGGAGCGAATTCAAGGTATGGCTGAAGAAAACGGAGCCTGGTGGACATGACGGCTGAGCTGAAGAAAATCCTGGTCGTGGACGACGAAGCCTCGATGCGGCACATGCTGCAGCTGGTGCTTGAAAAGGAAGGCTACCAGGTCGCCGAGACCGCCAATGGCGGGGCTGCCCTGGAGCTTTTGCAGGAGGAGTCCTTCGACGTGGTGCTGTGCGATATCCGCATGCCGGGAATGGACGGGTTGACCTTTCTGCAGGAAGCCGCCCGCTGCAAGGCAGCCCCCACCATCATCATGATGAGCGCCTTCGGCTCCATCGACACAGCTATCGAGTGCATGAAGCGCGGCGCCTATGACTACGTCTCCAAGCCGTTCAAGCCGGACGAGGTGGTGCTGACCCTGAAGAAGGCCGAGGAGCGCTTCCGCCTGCGCCAGGAAAACCTCCGGCTGCGGGAGGAACTGGCCCGCAGCGGCGCACGCTCCGGGACAGGCGGGATCATCTACCGCAGTGCGGCGATGGCCCAGGTCATGACCCTGATCGGGCGGGTCGCCGATTCCGCTTCGTCGGTACTGATCACCGGCGAGACCGGGACCGGCAAGGAGCTGGTCGCCCGGGCGCTGCACGGGGAAGGCGGCCGCAAGGGCGGGCCGTTCGTGGCGGTCAACTGCAGCGCCATCTCCTCAAGTCTCATGGAGAGTGAGCTGTTCGGCCACGTCAAGGGGGCCTTCACCGGCGCCGACCGGGAGAAAAAAGGACTGTTCGCCGCCGCCGACGGCGGAACTCTGTTTCTCGACGAAATCGGCGAACTCCCCCTAGAATTGCAGCCGAAGCTGCTGCGCGTGCTGCAGGAAGGGGAGATCCTCCGGGTGGGCGAAACGCGGCCCCGCAAGGTCGATGTGCGGGTGCTGGCCGCCACCGCCCGCGATCTCAGGGATGAAGTGGCGAAAGGCCGCTTCCGCGACGATCTCTTCTATCGTCTGGCGGTGGTGGAGGTCCACATTCCGCCCCTGAGAGATCGCTCCGAGGACATTCCCCTGCTGGCCGAGAATTTCGTCCGCCGCATCGCCACCCGCGAGGGGCGTCCCGTCCCGCAGCTCCAGGCCGATGCCCTCGAGGTCCTGCGGGGATACCCTTGGCCGGGCAACGTCCGGGAGCTGGAAAACTTCATGGAGAAGACCATGATCTTCTGCCGCAGCGAAACGATCGACCTGGCCTCCCTC is part of the Desulfuromonadales bacterium genome and encodes:
- a CDS encoding HAMP domain-containing sensor histidine kinase, giving the protein MRCRTGLRAEIIVNIVLLMGAALLFAGFLLIKLTERELLAQRVGSAIGVMEILARAVPLNIIEDSDPAAALLPVVSPLLQGLPPGLAVHGWAAADRELNLLAEHGQSSGFRLEEKPLTQVKLTGEPEIRINYPFAWPLFGSYPDSYVVASVPVFRQGNFIGALQARFPLVEVRQRVQSAQKLMLVYAVLYGAVLVLFGVYFLSRAVVRPIRRLQAMSQRIAAGDLEQAAPIEGPREIADLAGSFNAMAAALRQSRRETEAHIQALRQAGEDVRNAQMELIRSEKMASVGHLAAGMAHEIGNPLGAVVGYLDFLKGESLPDREKNIIERALAETGRIDRLVRELLDYAAPAGRETQTFDPVAAMAEARDILLHQGAFDDLKLDDRLPPTLPATNMVRHQLVQVFINLLLNARDASMAGGAIRLCGGEEGRLLWLSVADAGAGMRPEVLAHIFDPFYTTKAPDKGRGLGLAVCQRVVGEAGGRIEVRSTPGQGSEFKVWLKKTEPGGHDG
- a CDS encoding sigma-54 dependent transcriptional regulator; translated protein: MTAELKKILVVDDEASMRHMLQLVLEKEGYQVAETANGGAALELLQEESFDVVLCDIRMPGMDGLTFLQEAARCKAAPTIIMMSAFGSIDTAIECMKRGAYDYVSKPFKPDEVVLTLKKAEERFRLRQENLRLREELARSGARSGTGGIIYRSAAMAQVMTLIGRVADSASSVLITGETGTGKELVARALHGEGGRKGGPFVAVNCSAISSSLMESELFGHVKGAFTGADREKKGLFAAADGGTLFLDEIGELPLELQPKLLRVLQEGEILRVGETRPRKVDVRVLAATARDLRDEVAKGRFRDDLFYRLAVVEVHIPPLRDRSEDIPLLAENFVRRIATREGRPVPQLQADALEVLRGYPWPGNVRELENFMEKTMIFCRSETIDLASLPWEVRRSNRNEAESLSLKQASMRLEGEYIRKALAATGGNRTQAARLLEISLRGLLYKMKEYGLE